The Chlamydiota bacterium genome includes the window ATCAGCCATAGGGACTAAAGTTTATCTTACAGCAACGATTCGAGGTCGTTCTGTTACACAGTTCAGAGAAATCTCAGGAGAGGAGAGCGGCAGCCTGATGGTGACATTTGGTTTAGGAGATGCATCCGTTATCAACGAGATTACCGTAAAATGGCCTTCAGGCATCGTTCAAGTCTTGCAAAATGTTGCTGTCAATCAGGTGCTGACCCTTCTTGAAAGTGAAGAGAACTTGGCTAAAAAGAAATCTAAAAGTATACATCGATCTGCAAAGTCCATGAAGCGGTAAAAAATTCATCATAGCACTGGATCAAGCACTTGATGGATTAAACACGGCACCAAATAATCATCTGAAAAATCGCCCAGAACAGCGTCACGCCCCATTCGGCACATCCATCCTGCAAGTTTTCCCCCAAAAACAAAGTGGCCCAGATGAATTCCTACCCCTTTTCTTAGAGGCACTTGCAATTTTTCCTGAACGATGTCACCCCCGTTCAATCTTCGAATGACTTCTTCTTTCCATTGATCATGATCAATGTCTGAACCCATCAGAACTCCCCGCCCACGATTGAGGGATGGGGGTTTAAGAACAAACAAGGACGGGTTATCAATCACATACTGAGGAATTTCAATCAAAGCCCTATGAAACTCTGTTTTGGTTCTTTGAAGACTTCGAGTCCAAGGAATGAGAAAACTTTTCAATTGATTTTCTTGAGGAGTGAAAAAAATTTCAAACTCTGGAGAAGATAGAATCGTAAACGTCCTTTTATCAAACCCAATTTGGGAACGAAATGAACCTACGACACAGACATTTTGATCAAAATAGGCCTTGGTCATTGGCTTTACCTTGTCCCAGGCCTCTAGATATTCCCTGGTCACTACCCGACGATAAATTAAATCAATTCTAAAATCGTCCTTCCAAAGAAACGTCCCGTCATAACGAAGCTCTCGCGGATCTGCTAAAACGGTTGAAATTCCCATTTGATTAAAATAATGTGCCAAATCGATTTGTTCAGGACGTGTCGCAACGTCTTTCCAATCAACAATGGCGATCTGGGGAACCTCCACCCGCCTTTTTGAGAATTCGTGGTAGCAATCAAGTAAAGTATCCAGAACCCGTTTTCTTAAAGAGGAGTAAACTCTCTCTTCCCCTGGAAAAGATTCAATATAAATTCGATTTAATGCCTCGACATACGCCATCCCCGATGTTCCATCGGTATTGAGTTCAAGTAATTTTAAATTTTCCCCATCCCAAAAAGAATCCCAACGGGTCAAGGGACAAGACACAGAATATCCAGGATGAGCCAAAATCAAATCCATTAAACGGGAGTCGAAAGAATAGAGCTCTCGAAATTCCCCCTTGATAAAAAGCGTCGTAACCTTTTCTACAGTAGAATGAAGTATTTCCAAATCCTTCTTAAAGGAAAGAGCATCTTTTTCTTCAATGAGATAAGGTTCGTGACAAACCTCTAAAGACTTTCCTCCATAAGAGATTCCCTTTAAAGACCAGGCATGATAAAAATTTTGCACATTATCCATATCTCTCTTTAAGCGCAAGGTTAATAAATTTGTCCAGATGATCCGATAAGAACATTGGAATATTGATAAGATTGTTATCCTTTTTTAGATTTTTTAGAGAAAACCTTACCCGTATAGGAGGAGCATATTGTTGATTGTAAAAGGTGAGACTCTTGCCTCGCACGTTCTCATCCGATTTAACTTCTATAGGTATAATATCATTACCGCGCTGAATGATAAAATCAACCTCAGCTGTTGAACCGGAAGACCAGTATCTGGGCATTACTTCGTATTGAGCAATAAGGCATTGTAAGATATAGTTCTCGGAAAGGGCTCCTTTAAACTCCGAGAACAACCTGTTACCTTCATGATACGACACGGGATCTAGGAGTGCCAACCGGCGCAAAAGCCCAACATCAACCGCATAGAGCTTAAAAGCGCCTAGATCGTCATACGCTGATACAGGAAGGCCTGGCTTTGTATTTCGATATATTTTATATCCAAGGCCAGCATCGCAAAGCCAGGTCAGGGCATCTTCGTATTCTCTCGCTCTTCCCCCTTCTTTGACCGCCTTAAACATGAACTTCTTATTCTCTCTTGAAAGCTGCGATGGAATCGAGGACCAGATTAACCCCAGTTTGACCCTATCTTTTGTTTGAGCGTGTTTTGAAAAATCAAGTTCATAGGCGTTCAATATGTCCCGCAATATTTTTTGAACTTGTGCAATATCCCTTTCCTTGACCCAGGCACGTACGGGTTCAGGCATACCTCCCGTCATAAGATACATCTTCATTTTTTCATGCAACTGATTAAAAAAAATATCGGGTATCGGCCCAAACTCATCAATGCTATCAGTGTATTGAACAAGTTTTTCTTCTCCTGATGCCCACAGAAACTCTGTAAAGGTCATTGGATAGACTGTTAAAAATTCCACTTTACCGACTGGGAACGAAGCCGGCTTTGAAACCTTGATCCCCAATAGTGATCCCGCACAGGCAATATGATACTCCGGAGCAACTTCGCAAAAATATTTCAAAGTATTGAGTGCGGCGTTGCATTCCTGAATCTCATCGAAAATGATCAGCGTCCTTCCGGGTAAGATCCGCGTACCATTGATCATCGCCAGACTTTGCAAAATTCTCTGAACATCCTTTGTCGTTTCGAAATATTGTCTTAATTCGACCTGCTCCTCAAAATTAAAATAAGCCGTATTTTCGTAATATTGCTTGCCAAATTCCTTCAACAACCACGTCTTCCCAACTTGACGCACCCCCTTCAAAATAAGAGGTTTTCTCTGTTCCGACTGCTTCCATGAAATCAATTGACTTGTTAATAATCGCTTCATAATCACCTATTTAGTTGCTAATATGTGTTATAAATCACATTTATATGACCAATTGATCATAAAAAATGGGGAAAAGCAAATATATTTCATGCCCATGCACTTGACTCAACCAGTACCCATTTGATGTTTGATTTTTGATTTTTATCGTTGTACGCTATTTCACATGGAAAAAAATTTATATCCCTTAAAATTTAAGCCCATTTTCAAAGAAAAGATCTGGGGAGGAAGAAACCTAGAAACCCTCCTTGAAAGGCGTCTTCCCCAAGACAAAAAAATAGGAGAGTCTTGGGAAATTTGTGACCGAGGAGAAGATCAGTCCATTGTAGAAAATGGTCCATTCAAAGGGAAAACGCTTCATCAACTCATTTCTTTCTTTGGACAAAAACTGCTTGGGAACCATTTTCAGCCTCCTTTCAATCGATTCCCTCTTCTTTTTAAAATCATCGATGCCCAAGAAGATCTAAGCCTCCAGGTTCATCCAAATGATTCTTATGCAAAGGCTCATGAAAAAAATGATTCAGGAAAAACAGAAATGTGGCACGTCATTCATGCTGAAAAAGACGCAAAAATATATTGTGGTCTTAAAAAAGGAATCGACAAGACATCCTTTAAAACAACCATCAATCAAAATAAAATTGAAGATGAAGTGAAAGTTTATTATGCAAATACCGCCGACACTTTTTTCATTCCAGCTGGAACTGTCCATGCCTTAGGAAAAGGAAATGTTGTCATTGAAATCCAGCAAAATTCCGATCTGACCTATCGTTTGAGCGATTGGGGTAGAATAGGTCTCGATGGAAAACTTCGTCCCCTTCACATCGAAAAAAGTTTGGATGTGATTCAGTTTCAACCTTCAAAAGAGACATCTCTTTCGGGCAAGGTGACCCGCTCAACTCTTGGAGTCGAATGCCCTTACTTTAGAGTCAAAGAAGAAGCCCATCAAAAACCTTTTTCAGAATCTATCGGAAATGAAGCGTTTCAGGTATGGATTATCCTTGAAGGGAAAGGATCCATTGCAGGGCAGCCCTTTAAAAAAGGAGATTTTATGCTGATCCCGGCCCATATTGGGAAGGTTGCGGTTGAACTCGAACTTCCTTTACAAATGCTAAGAGTGCTGCCAGGAAATCACGGAGAATAAAAATTGATATTGCTTTAGATAACCGAAAATTAAAGAAAGAACTTTTGTCTAATTTGAAAATACCTTATAGGCGCAGCGTATACTTAGGAGTAAAGAGCACGATCAAGAGAATACCCAACCATAAAATAAAGGTTCCCCAAAAAAGTCCTGAGATGGCCCTTAAAAAATCTGAGATGACAGAAAAAGAAGCGAGCACCGATAGTCCGCCAACCATTCTTGCAAAGCACCGTCCCTTCGGGTTTACCGTCCCTTCCATGTATGAGAGAAGTCCCAGATAAGGAACAAAGAGAAGCGCCCAATTATAGGTCAGAGAATAGGAGGGGAGAAGAAAGGCTAAGATTAAAAAAAGAGAATATTCTAGAAGCCTGACGTGAGGACCTCTCTTTCCTAATAAAACTAAACTAGAAAGCCCGATCATCATATAAGAAATTCCCTTGAGAAGAAAATGGAGTGTTCGAGGGGAAAAATCGATTAAATTTTCATGAAGATAAAGGCTCCATCTTCCTCCCGGCTGAACGGAAAATAGCCTCGCGAAGGCACTGGGCAAAGACTGGCTGCTTAATTTAAGAATTCCAGAACTTTCGTGTCCAAAAGATTCGGGATGGGCCAGATAAGGACCTACCAAGGTCTGGTACCACTCCTTCAAAAATAAAATATTCCCTTTTATTCCGAAAAAAAATGATGGAAGAATATAAAACCATAAAACAATTCCAAGAACTACCCCAAATAAAAATTTGAAATTTCTTTTCAAAAAGAAAAATAAAATAAAAAGAATCAAAGGAAAATAAATGACCACTGAAATGATCAAACATAATCCCCCCCAAAAATCTTTCCCCTTCTCAACAGCATAAAATGAAGCCACGAGAAAGAAAAGCATGAACAATTTGGATTGTCCAACGGAAAGATGATAGACGATAAAGGGTAAGGATAAAAGAAAGGCGATTAAAAAAGACCTCACCCCTTCCTTTTCAGAAAGCCCCCATCCTTTCCTCATTTTCCAAAGTAAAATCATGGTTAGAATGAAAGAAAAGACATTCATCGCATACCATATTTCTTTTGCGACCCCCTGCGGCAAAAGAGCGAGAGGAGAAAAAAGAAGGGCAAAAGAGGGAGGATATCGAAAAGGGGTAAAAACCTCCCCAGGATCTAAGTAATAAGGGGAATACCCAAAGATTATCGCATGCGCCCCTTTGTAAAAAATATCAAAGTCAGATCCGTGACGAAAATAAATTACAATCCCTAAAACAATCCAAAAACCCCAAAAAAGGATTTTTAAAATTGATTTTTTAGAAGTTAAATTCATAACAAATCCTTTTCGTAAAGAACCCTGGCTAACACCCAAACTTTGTTAGAAGCCACATCAATCCAGAATTTTCCACCCCAAATATTTTTTGTTTTTAAACTTCCCAAGAGCTTCACAGAAAACGGCCGTGAAAATTTCATACTTAAAGAAATTTTTCTCCAACCTTCTAAACCTAACCAAGGAAGCTCAAGAGCTTTAAAAACGGCTTCTTTGATGGCCATCATTTCTGCAAAGGCAATCCCCTTATTTCGATGAGCCTTAATATAAGACCGTTCCTCTCGAGATAAATAACGTCCTAATTTATCCCGATAGTTTCGATAAATGGATTGGGCCCTTGAAACCTCAATCAAATCAATTCCAAGCTGAAGGATTTTATTCATTGTGATAAAATTTAAACTCTTTTAAAGTCGCCATTAAGCATAAAGCAAACAGTTTATTTAATGAATCAAATCTTTTCAAAAACATCTTTGATCATTTTTACGTTTTTGATCACCCTGATGGGGATGAGCCTTCTCACAGAAGGGCTCATACGCATTTTCTTACCCCTTTATAATCCTTCAGGAAGGATTGCATTTTACTCCAATGAAGAGGGACTTTATCTTGGGGAAAAAAATTCCGTTCTCCGTCAATGGAAAAATACGGGAGATTTTGACGTAAGCGTTCGAATCAATAGGTTTGGTTTCAGGGATGAGAAAAATCTCCAATCTTCTACTGAAAAAGATTGGTTTGTTGTGGGCGACTCCTTCAGTTTTGGCTGGGGTATTGAAGAAAGTGATCGCTACTCTAATCTCTTAGAAAGAATGCTTCATGTGAGAGTGTTTAATATCTGTGTCCCTGGAGATTTTGAAACCTATGAAAAACTCATTCATTACGCAGAGAAAAACGGAGCTATTATTAAAAACCTCATCATCGGTGTTTGTATGGAGAATGATCTCCATAATTATACCCCTGCGAA containing:
- a CDS encoding class I mannose-6-phosphate isomerase, with the translated sequence MEKNLYPLKFKPIFKEKIWGGRNLETLLERRLPQDKKIGESWEICDRGEDQSIVENGPFKGKTLHQLISFFGQKLLGNHFQPPFNRFPLLFKIIDAQEDLSLQVHPNDSYAKAHEKNDSGKTEMWHVIHAEKDAKIYCGLKKGIDKTSFKTTINQNKIEDEVKVYYANTADTFFIPAGTVHALGKGNVVIEIQQNSDLTYRLSDWGRIGLDGKLRPLHIEKSLDVIQFQPSKETSLSGKVTRSTLGVECPYFRVKEEAHQKPFSESIGNEAFQVWIILEGKGSIAGQPFKKGDFMLIPAHIGKVAVELELPLQMLRVLPGNHGE
- a CDS encoding ASPIC/UnbV domain-containing protein produces the protein SAIGTKVYLTATIRGRSVTQFREISGEESGSLMVTFGLGDASVINEITVKWPSGIVQVLQNVAVNQVLTLLESEENLAKKKSKSIHRSAKSMKR
- a CDS encoding ATP-binding protein, with product MKRLLTSQLISWKQSEQRKPLILKGVRQVGKTWLLKEFGKQYYENTAYFNFEEQVELRQYFETTKDVQRILQSLAMINGTRILPGRTLIIFDEIQECNAALNTLKYFCEVAPEYHIACAGSLLGIKVSKPASFPVGKVEFLTVYPMTFTEFLWASGEEKLVQYTDSIDEFGPIPDIFFNQLHEKMKMYLMTGGMPEPVRAWVKERDIAQVQKILRDILNAYELDFSKHAQTKDRVKLGLIWSSIPSQLSRENKKFMFKAVKEGGRAREYEDALTWLCDAGLGYKIYRNTKPGLPVSAYDDLGAFKLYAVDVGLLRRLALLDPVSYHEGNRLFSEFKGALSENYILQCLIAQYEVMPRYWSSGSTAEVDFIIQRGNDIIPIEVKSDENVRGKSLTFYNQQYAPPIRVRFSLKNLKKDNNLINIPMFLSDHLDKFINLALKERYG
- a CDS encoding 4'-phosphopantetheinyl transferase superfamily protein, whose protein sequence is MNKILQLGIDLIEVSRAQSIYRNYRDKLGRYLSREERSYIKAHRNKGIAFAEMMAIKEAVFKALELPWLGLEGWRKISLSMKFSRPFSVKLLGSLKTKNIWGGKFWIDVASNKVWVLARVLYEKDLL
- a CDS encoding DUF2029 domain-containing protein; protein product: MNLTSKKSILKILFWGFWIVLGIVIYFRHGSDFDIFYKGAHAIIFGYSPYYLDPGEVFTPFRYPPSFALLFSPLALLPQGVAKEIWYAMNVFSFILTMILLWKMRKGWGLSEKEGVRSFLIAFLLSLPFIVYHLSVGQSKLFMLFFLVASFYAVEKGKDFWGGLCLIISVVIYFPLILFILFFFLKRNFKFLFGVVLGIVLWFYILPSFFFGIKGNILFLKEWYQTLVGPYLAHPESFGHESSGILKLSSQSLPSAFARLFSVQPGGRWSLYLHENLIDFSPRTLHFLLKGISYMMIGLSSLVLLGKRGPHVRLLEYSLFLILAFLLPSYSLTYNWALLFVPYLGLLSYMEGTVNPKGRCFARMVGGLSVLASFSVISDFLRAISGLFWGTFILWLGILLIVLFTPKYTLRL